A single window of Brassica napus cultivar Da-Ae unplaced genomic scaffold, Da-Ae ScsIHWf_1312;HRSCAF=1874, whole genome shotgun sequence DNA harbors:
- the LOC106357801 gene encoding cytochrome P450 71B2-like: protein MAILLSLFLVLLLTLVSSIFLKKLQNSKLNLPPSPSSLPLIGNLHHVAGLPHRCFHKLSIKYGPVMLLRLGFVPVVVISSSEAAEAVLRTHDLECCSRPKTFGTRKLSYGFKDISFSPYGAYWREMRKIAVIELFSLKKVQSFRYIREEEVDFVVKNLTESCLKQSSVDLSKTFFSLTASIIGRVALGQNFHESGFIIDQERIKTLVTDAVEALGTFTFSDIFQGGVGRFVDLLFQRHKKINKIFKELDAFYQHVIDDHLKPEGRKNLDIVSLMLDMIDKPENADSFKLNMDNLKAILMNVFLGGIDTSSIIMIWAMTELVRNPRVMKKAQENIRTILGAKRERITEDDLYKVDYLKLIIKETFRLHPPVPFIVPRETMSHIKIKGYDIPPRTQIQINVWTIGRDPKRWTDPEDFIPERFTNSSVDFRGQHFDLLPFGSGRRMCPAMSMAVATVELGLMNLLYFFDWGLPNGMEIGEIDMEEFGNLTIIKKLPLQLVPLRRY, encoded by the exons atggcgatcttgctctctttgtttttggttttgcttcttactcttgtATCATCAATCTTTCTTAAGAAGTTACAAAACTCAAAACTCAATCTTCCTCCTAGCCCCTCAAGTCTTCCTCTCATTGGAAACTTGCATCATGTTGCAGGGTTGCCTCACAGATGTTTTCATAAGCTATCAATCAAATATGGACCGGTGATGCTTCTTCGACTTGGCTTTGTTCCGGTGGTTGTGATCTCATCCAGTGAAGCAGCTGAAGCGGTTCTAAGAACTCATGACTTGGAATGTTGCAGCCGACCAAAGACGTTCGGGACAAGAAAACTCTCTTACGGCTTTAAAGACATCTCCTTTTCTCCATACGGTGCTTATTGGCGGGAAATGCGAAAAATCGCGGTTATTGAGCTTTTTAGCCTTAAGAAGGTTCAATCTTTTAGGTACATTAGAGAGGAAGAGGTCGACTTCGTGGTAAAGAATCTGACGGAATCTTGCTTGAAACAATCTTCCGTGGATTTAAGCAAAACCTTCTTCTCCCTCACCGCAAGCATCATCGGTAGAGTAGCTTTAGGACAGAACTTCCACGAGAGCGGCTTCATTATTGATCAAGAAAGGATCAAAACGCTTGTTACGGACGCAGTGGAAGCTCTAGGGACTTTCACTTTCTCTGACATCTTCCAGGGCGGAGTCGGAAGATTCGTAGACTTGCTGTTTCAACGACACAAGAAGATCAACAAAATCTTTAAAGAGCTTGATGCTTTTTATCAGCATGTGATTGATGATCACTTGAAGCCAGAAGGAAGGAAAAATCTGGATATCGTTTCCTTGATGTTGGATATGATCGATAAACCCGAAAATGCAGATTCTTTCAAACTCAATATGGATAATCTCAAGGCAATCCTCATG AATGTGTTTCTTGGCGGGATAGATACAAGCTCTATAATAATGATTTGGGCGATGACAGAACTTGTTAGAAACCCTAGAGTGATGAAGAAAGCTCAGGAAAATATTCGAACCATCCTTGGGGCCAAAAGGGAAAGAATAACTGAAGATGATCTATACAAAGTTGATTACTTAAAGCTCATAATCAAGGAAACATTCAGATTGCATCCACCAGTTCCATTTATCGTCCCAAGGGAAACAATGTCTCACATCAAGATCAAAGGCTACGATATTCCCCCGAGAACGCAAATCCAAATTAATGTATGGACAATCGGACGTGACCCCAAGCGTTGGACCGACCCTGAAGATTTCATCCCTGAACGGTTTACTAATAGTTCTGTAGATTTCAGAGGACAACATTTTGACCTATTACCTTTTGGTTCTGGTCGAAGGATGTGTCCCGCGATGTCAATGGCGGTTGCTACtgtggaactaggtttgatgaaTTTGCTTTACTTCTTCGACTGGGGATTGCCAAATGGGATGGAAATTGGAGAAATTGACATGGAAGAATTTGGCAATCTCACCATTATCAAGAAACTACCTCTTCAACTTGTACCCCTCCGACGTTACTGA